The Mycolicibacterium flavescens genome has a segment encoding these proteins:
- a CDS encoding transcriptional regulator containing an amidase domain and an AraC-type DNA-binding HTH domain produces MTSMHAQIVLFDGFDPLDAVAPYEVLVAGSDFVAGELEVEFVSAEGPRPVVSGSRGLTLNATARLDPAKPGFVIVPGAAGPIDGDPDEGVATIPVLLARFGETAAVPMMRKAFANPDITVATVCGGSLALAMAGLLDGRHATTHHLGVDVLHATGAIPVAARVVDDDDLVTAGGVTSGLDLALHLLDRSYGPRIALAIEELFAYERRGTVWTDTGRAPKASA; encoded by the coding sequence ATGACGTCGATGCATGCACAGATCGTGTTGTTCGACGGCTTCGACCCACTCGACGCCGTCGCCCCGTACGAAGTGCTCGTCGCGGGCAGCGACTTCGTCGCAGGCGAACTGGAAGTCGAGTTCGTCTCGGCCGAGGGTCCGCGGCCGGTAGTCAGCGGTTCGCGGGGGCTGACGTTAAACGCGACCGCCCGACTCGACCCCGCCAAGCCGGGTTTCGTGATCGTGCCCGGCGCGGCAGGCCCTATCGACGGCGACCCCGATGAGGGCGTCGCGACCATCCCCGTCCTGCTCGCCCGTTTCGGCGAGACCGCCGCGGTGCCGATGATGCGTAAAGCCTTCGCCAATCCGGACATCACGGTCGCGACCGTATGCGGTGGGTCGCTCGCGCTGGCGATGGCGGGCCTGCTCGACGGCCGCCACGCCACCACCCACCATCTCGGTGTGGACGTGCTCCACGCGACAGGCGCAATTCCGGTGGCGGCCAGGGTCGTCGACGACGATGACCTGGTCACCGCAGGCGGCGTCACGTCGGGGCTGGACCTTGCGCTCCATCTGCTCGACCGAAGCTACGGTCCGCGCATCGCATTGGCCATCGAGGAGTTGTTCGCCTACGAGCGGCGGGGCACCGTCTGGACCGACACCGGGCGCGCACCGAAAGCCTCGGCATGA
- a CDS encoding putative secreted protein yields MTTPHTSKRILGAALMSFAITSAGFGSLAGTAQALPGGLAPQQAWPGCPDENPSGPCRWCPGDPPVQTGNLRVNPVVWDNNVCHTYWYVYHGQGNVAQNIFEGEAPPPPPPPPPGFTPPLPPGWCWSLFIPGPCP; encoded by the coding sequence ATGACCACACCTCACACATCGAAGCGAATCCTCGGCGCGGCATTGATGTCGTTCGCGATCACGAGCGCCGGCTTCGGGTCGCTGGCGGGCACGGCCCAAGCGCTGCCCGGCGGGCTGGCGCCGCAGCAAGCGTGGCCCGGATGTCCGGACGAGAATCCGTCGGGGCCTTGCCGGTGGTGCCCGGGTGATCCGCCGGTGCAGACCGGGAATCTGCGGGTGAATCCGGTGGTATGGGACAACAACGTGTGCCACACGTATTGGTACGTCTACCACGGGCAGGGCAACGTGGCGCAGAACATCTTCGAAGGCGAGGCGCCACCACCGCCGCCACCACCACCGCCCGGCTTCACCCCGCCCCTTCCGCCGGGCTGGTGCTGGTCGCTGTTCATCCCCGGGCCGTGCCCGTAA